The following are encoded in a window of Sporichthya brevicatena genomic DNA:
- a CDS encoding YebC/PmpR family DNA-binding transcriptional regulator encodes MSGHSKWATTKHKKAVIDARRGKMFAKLIKNIEVAARTGGGDPAGNPTLYDAIQKAKKSSVPNDNIDRAVKRGSGAEAGGADYQTIMYEGYGPNGVAILIECLTDNRNRAASEVRVAVTRNGGSMGDPGSVAYLFSRKGVVIVPKGDLSEDDVLGAVLDAGAEEVNDLGEAFEVISEATDMVAVRTALQEAGIDYDSADANFLPSMTIPLDEDGARKVFRLIEALEDLDDVQNVYANFDVSDDVLALIDA; translated from the coding sequence ATGTCGGGTCATTCCAAGTGGGCGACGACCAAGCACAAGAAGGCCGTCATCGACGCCCGCCGCGGGAAGATGTTCGCCAAGCTGATCAAGAACATCGAGGTCGCGGCCCGCACGGGCGGCGGTGACCCCGCCGGCAACCCGACGCTGTACGACGCCATCCAGAAGGCGAAGAAGTCCTCGGTCCCGAACGACAACATCGACCGCGCCGTCAAGCGCGGCTCCGGTGCCGAGGCGGGCGGCGCGGACTACCAGACGATCATGTACGAGGGCTACGGCCCGAACGGCGTGGCGATCCTCATCGAGTGCCTCACCGACAACCGCAACCGCGCCGCCTCCGAGGTCCGCGTCGCGGTCACCCGCAACGGCGGGTCGATGGGCGACCCCGGGTCGGTGGCCTACCTGTTCTCCCGCAAGGGCGTCGTCATCGTGCCCAAGGGTGACTTGTCCGAGGACGACGTGCTGGGGGCCGTGCTGGACGCGGGCGCCGAGGAGGTCAACGACCTCGGCGAGGCGTTCGAGGTGATCAGCGAGGCGACCGACATGGTCGCGGTCCGCACCGCGCTCCAGGAGGCGGGGATCGACTACGACTCCGCCGACGCCAACTTCCTCCCGAGCATGACCATCCCGCTCGACGAGGACGGTGCCCGCAAGGTCTTCCGCCTGATCGAGGCCCTCGAGGACCTCGACGACGTCCAGAACGTCTACGCGAACTTCGACGTCAGCGACGACGTCCTCGCGCTGATCGACGCCTGA
- a CDS encoding acyltransferase family protein, with protein MFASERSFRPDIEGLRAVAVLLVLCYHADLLWMTGGFVGVDVFFVISGFLITRLLFESQRKHGRVQLVEFYVRRMKRLLPAAALVTLCVLVAARLWSNSLHAEDISTDAVFSALYVMNFHLAAEGEDYLRSDNAASPLTHYWSLSIEEQFYIGLPMLVLALVLVNRTYRRVALIGALCLVVAVSLLRSITMTPDNAVDAYYSLSTRAWEFGVGGLIALFAPAMLKVPRAAAVAASWAGLAMIGAAGFLFDDRTAFPGSAALLPVLGAGLVIAGGARRHTAGAEALLGTTPAQWVGKLSYSLYLWHWPVLVFLPLAVDKPLTTQWTLVAVAISVGLSVVSFVLVERPIRRLSLRKPIWLAPGLGLSAATALAAVVFAATLPALNGTGEPAEAAPVTTAAGKSQATTVTAALEAGLGVERVPSNLTPRLEKAESDNDYANGCHLDFRTVAHPANCAFGKTDAPAARTMVLLGDSHAAQWFAPLNDLATARGWKLLQRTKSACPVAAVTPHSEVLRRAYTECPTWRKERVEEIVKLKPALVVVGQANLNVGVKEKDAEWAKATVDTLTALRASGALVVVLGDNPTAPHDPVDCVADNLKDVRRCAYSRDAGYKATATRATTLASALRTAGFDLLPTTDWICAREKCPAIVGNMLVYRDDNHITKTFSKWLAPLLEPIVVYAEARSPVAAPAPTPTPAPSPTPAPETPASTPAPETPAPTPVPETPAPPPPTPTPVPTIESDVPAGGSSD; from the coding sequence GTGTTCGCGTCCGAGCGCAGCTTTCGCCCGGACATCGAGGGGCTCCGGGCTGTCGCCGTCCTCCTGGTCCTCTGCTACCACGCGGACCTGCTGTGGATGACGGGCGGTTTCGTCGGCGTCGACGTGTTCTTCGTCATCTCGGGCTTCCTGATCACCCGCCTGCTGTTCGAGTCCCAGCGCAAGCACGGCCGGGTTCAGTTGGTCGAGTTCTACGTGCGCCGCATGAAGCGGCTGCTCCCCGCGGCCGCGCTGGTCACGCTGTGCGTCCTGGTGGCGGCCCGGCTGTGGAGCAACTCGCTGCACGCCGAGGACATCTCGACCGACGCCGTCTTCAGCGCGCTGTACGTGATGAACTTTCACCTCGCCGCCGAGGGCGAGGACTACCTGCGCTCCGACAACGCCGCGTCCCCCCTGACGCACTACTGGTCGCTGTCGATCGAGGAGCAGTTCTACATCGGGCTCCCGATGCTCGTGCTGGCGCTGGTGCTGGTGAACCGGACCTACCGCCGCGTCGCGCTGATCGGCGCGTTGTGCCTGGTGGTGGCGGTCTCGCTGCTGCGCTCGATCACGATGACGCCGGACAACGCCGTCGACGCCTACTACTCGCTGAGCACCCGCGCCTGGGAGTTCGGGGTCGGCGGCCTGATCGCGCTGTTCGCCCCGGCGATGCTGAAGGTGCCACGGGCGGCCGCGGTCGCGGCGTCCTGGGCCGGGCTGGCGATGATCGGCGCCGCCGGCTTCCTCTTCGACGACCGCACGGCGTTCCCGGGCAGCGCGGCGCTGCTGCCCGTCCTCGGCGCGGGCCTGGTCATCGCCGGTGGCGCGCGCCGGCACACCGCCGGGGCGGAGGCGCTGCTCGGCACCACCCCGGCGCAGTGGGTCGGCAAGCTGTCCTACTCGCTGTACCTGTGGCACTGGCCGGTGCTGGTCTTCCTGCCGCTCGCCGTCGACAAGCCGCTGACCACGCAGTGGACGCTGGTGGCGGTCGCCATCTCCGTCGGGCTCTCGGTCGTCTCCTTCGTGCTCGTCGAGCGGCCGATCCGCCGGCTCTCGCTGCGCAAGCCGATCTGGCTCGCGCCGGGGCTGGGCCTGTCGGCCGCCACCGCCCTCGCGGCGGTCGTCTTCGCCGCGACCCTGCCCGCGCTGAACGGGACCGGCGAGCCCGCGGAGGCGGCACCGGTGACGACGGCCGCCGGGAAGTCCCAGGCAACGACGGTCACCGCGGCCCTGGAGGCCGGGTTGGGCGTGGAGCGGGTGCCGAGCAACCTCACGCCCCGTCTGGAGAAGGCCGAGTCCGACAACGACTACGCCAACGGCTGTCACCTCGACTTCCGCACAGTCGCCCACCCGGCGAACTGCGCCTTCGGCAAGACCGACGCCCCGGCCGCGCGCACGATGGTGCTGCTCGGCGACTCCCACGCCGCGCAGTGGTTCGCGCCGCTGAACGACCTGGCCACCGCCCGCGGGTGGAAGCTGCTCCAGCGCACCAAGTCCGCCTGCCCGGTCGCCGCCGTCACCCCGCACTCCGAGGTGCTCCGCCGCGCGTACACCGAGTGCCCCACCTGGCGGAAGGAACGGGTCGAGGAGATCGTCAAGCTGAAGCCGGCGCTCGTCGTCGTCGGCCAGGCGAACCTGAACGTCGGCGTCAAGGAGAAGGACGCCGAGTGGGCCAAGGCCACGGTCGACACGCTGACGGCGCTGCGCGCGAGCGGCGCGCTCGTCGTCGTCCTCGGCGACAACCCCACCGCCCCGCACGACCCGGTCGACTGCGTCGCGGACAACCTCAAGGACGTCCGGCGCTGCGCGTACAGCCGCGACGCCGGGTACAAGGCGACCGCGACGCGGGCGACCACCCTCGCCTCCGCGCTGCGGACCGCCGGGTTCGACCTGCTGCCGACCACCGACTGGATCTGCGCCCGCGAGAAGTGCCCGGCGATCGTCGGCAACATGCTCGTCTACCGCGACGACAACCACATCACGAAGACGTTCTCCAAGTGGCTGGCCCCGCTGCTCGAGCCGATCGTCGTCTACGCCGAGGCCCGGAGCCCCGTCGCGGCCCCCGCGCCGACGCCGACACCCGCTCCCTCACCGACCCCGGCCCCGGAGACCCCGGCATCCACCCCGGCCCCGGAGACCCCCGCGCCCACCCCGGTGCCGGAGACACCGGCGCCACCGCCGCCGACGCCGACCCCGGTCCCGACCATCGAGTCCGACGTCCCGGCGGGCGGGTCCTCGGACTGA
- the ruvA gene encoding Holliday junction branch migration protein RuvA, whose translation MISFVAGRVAALGPDAAVVEVGGVGLSLSCTPNTLANLRLGERAHLPAALIVREDSLTLFGFADEDERVVFEQLMSVSGVGPRLAQAMLAVHDPDALRRAVSTEDLNALTKVPGIGRKGAQRIVLELKDRLGPPRGTAASVPAQAGPPASGWREQVHGALLNLGWSAREAESALDVVQAEAEETGLDIASTQVAVLLRMALKTLGRAT comes from the coding sequence ATGATCAGCTTCGTCGCCGGGCGGGTCGCGGCCCTGGGCCCGGACGCCGCCGTGGTCGAGGTCGGGGGCGTCGGCCTCTCGCTGAGCTGCACGCCGAACACGCTGGCCAACCTGCGGCTGGGGGAACGCGCGCACCTGCCGGCCGCGCTCATCGTGCGGGAGGACTCGCTCACCCTGTTCGGCTTCGCCGACGAGGACGAGCGCGTCGTCTTCGAGCAGCTGATGTCGGTCAGCGGCGTCGGGCCGCGGCTCGCGCAGGCGATGCTCGCCGTGCACGACCCGGACGCCCTGCGCCGGGCCGTCTCGACCGAGGACCTCAACGCCCTGACCAAGGTGCCGGGCATCGGCCGCAAGGGCGCACAGCGGATCGTGCTGGAGCTCAAGGACCGGCTCGGCCCGCCTCGCGGCACCGCGGCGTCCGTGCCGGCGCAGGCCGGCCCGCCGGCGTCCGGCTGGCGGGAGCAGGTGCACGGGGCGCTGCTCAACCTGGGCTGGTCGGCCCGGGAGGCCGAGTCGGCGCTCGACGTCGTGCAGGCCGAGGCGGAGGAGACCGGTCTCGACATCGCCTCGACCCAGGTCGCGGTGCTGCTGCGGATGGCGCTCAAGACGCTCGGCCGGGCCACCTGA
- the pdxS gene encoding pyridoxal 5'-phosphate synthase lyase subunit PdxS: protein MSSPENPPTTPVHGTARVKRGMAEMLKGGVIMDVVTPEQAKIAEDAGAVAVMALERVPADIRAQGGVARMSDPDMIDGIISAVSIPVMAKTRIGHFVEAQVVQSLGVDYIDESEVLTPADYAHHIDKWQFTVPFVCGATNLGEALRRITEGAAMIRSKGEAGTGDVSNAVTHMRTITAEIRRLSSLRPDELYVAAKELQAPYELVREVAEAGRLPVVLFTAGGIATPADAAMMMQLGADGVFVGSGIFKSGNPAQRAEAIVKATTFYDDPDVIAKVSRGLGEAMVGISVADIPVPHRLAERGW from the coding sequence TTGTCCAGCCCCGAGAACCCCCCGACCACTCCTGTGCACGGCACCGCGCGCGTGAAGCGCGGCATGGCCGAGATGCTCAAGGGCGGCGTGATCATGGACGTCGTCACGCCGGAGCAGGCCAAGATCGCCGAGGACGCCGGCGCGGTCGCGGTCATGGCGCTGGAGCGCGTCCCCGCCGACATCCGGGCCCAGGGCGGCGTCGCGCGCATGTCCGACCCGGACATGATCGACGGCATCATCTCGGCGGTCTCGATCCCCGTGATGGCCAAGACCCGGATCGGGCACTTCGTCGAGGCGCAGGTCGTGCAGAGCCTCGGCGTCGACTACATCGACGAGTCCGAGGTCCTCACCCCGGCCGACTACGCCCACCACATCGACAAGTGGCAGTTCACCGTGCCGTTCGTGTGCGGCGCGACGAACCTGGGCGAGGCCCTGCGCCGCATCACCGAGGGCGCGGCGATGATCCGCTCCAAGGGCGAGGCCGGCACCGGTGACGTCTCCAACGCCGTCACGCACATGCGCACGATCACGGCGGAGATCCGCCGCCTGTCCTCCCTGCGCCCCGACGAGCTGTACGTGGCCGCCAAGGAGCTGCAGGCGCCGTACGAGCTGGTCCGCGAGGTGGCCGAGGCCGGCCGCCTGCCCGTCGTCCTGTTCACCGCCGGCGGCATCGCGACCCCGGCCGACGCGGCGATGATGATGCAGCTCGGCGCGGACGGTGTCTTCGTCGGCTCCGGCATCTTCAAGTCCGGCAACCCGGCGCAGCGCGCCGAGGCGATCGTGAAGGCCACGACCTTCTACGACGACCCGGACGTCATCGCGAAGGTCTCGCGCGGGCTCGGCGAGGCGATGGTCGGCATCAGCGTCGCCGACATCCCCGTGCCGCACCGGCTCGCCGAGCGGGGCTGGTGA
- the ruvC gene encoding crossover junction endodeoxyribonuclease RuvC produces the protein MRVLGVDPGLTRCGIGVVDGQPGRPISLVDVFVVRTPPTDDIGARLLGVERELERMLATHRPDAVAVERVFSQHNVRTVMGTAQAGAVAIVAAARHGIPVALHTPSEVKAAVTGSGRADKDQVGVMVTRLLRLDAMPKPADAADALALAICHLWRGAANARLSAAAAKVPVSRLPKGSAQKGWR, from the coding sequence GTGCGCGTACTGGGGGTCGACCCGGGGCTGACCCGGTGCGGCATCGGCGTCGTCGACGGGCAGCCGGGCCGGCCCATCTCCCTCGTCGACGTGTTCGTGGTCCGCACGCCGCCGACCGACGACATCGGAGCGCGCCTGCTCGGCGTCGAGCGTGAGCTGGAGCGGATGCTCGCGACGCACCGGCCCGACGCCGTCGCCGTGGAGCGGGTCTTCAGCCAGCACAACGTGCGCACGGTCATGGGCACGGCCCAGGCCGGGGCGGTGGCGATCGTCGCCGCGGCCCGGCACGGCATCCCGGTCGCCCTGCACACCCCGAGCGAGGTGAAGGCCGCGGTCACCGGCAGCGGCCGGGCGGACAAGGACCAGGTCGGCGTCATGGTGACCCGGCTGCTGCGCCTGGACGCCATGCCGAAGCCGGCCGACGCCGCTGACGCCCTCGCGCTCGCGATCTGCCACCTGTGGCGCGGGGCGGCCAACGCCCGCCTGTCGGCGGCGGCGGCGAAGGTACCCGTGTCCCGGCTGCCGAAGGGCTCTGCACAGAAAGGATGGCGATGA
- the pdxT gene encoding pyridoxal 5'-phosphate synthase glutaminase subunit PdxT, which produces MSPNPAGGPRIGVLALQGDVREHVRILSSLGARALPVRRESELAGVDGLVLPGGESTTIVKLAVAFDLLEPLRAAIKGGLPVYGSCAGMILLADRLTNGGGADGIDGQPTIGGLDVLVRRNAFGRQVDSFESHLDAPGLPEPERPFHAVFIRAPWVEEVGPDVTVLAREPRADRIVAVRQGELMATSFHPELTGDDRVHRYFVDLVRTS; this is translated from the coding sequence GTGAGCCCGAACCCGGCCGGCGGGCCCCGCATCGGGGTCCTCGCTCTGCAGGGTGACGTCCGCGAGCACGTCCGGATCCTGTCCTCCCTCGGCGCCCGGGCGCTCCCGGTGCGCCGCGAGTCCGAGCTCGCCGGCGTCGACGGGCTCGTCCTCCCGGGCGGGGAGTCGACCACGATCGTCAAGTTGGCCGTCGCGTTCGACCTGCTCGAGCCGCTGCGGGCCGCGATCAAGGGCGGGCTGCCGGTCTACGGCTCCTGTGCGGGGATGATCCTGCTCGCCGACCGCCTCACCAACGGTGGCGGCGCCGACGGGATCGACGGCCAGCCGACCATCGGCGGCCTGGACGTCCTGGTCCGGCGCAACGCCTTCGGGCGCCAGGTCGACTCGTTCGAGTCCCACCTCGACGCCCCCGGGCTCCCCGAGCCGGAGCGCCCGTTCCACGCCGTGTTCATCCGTGCGCCGTGGGTCGAGGAGGTCGGACCGGACGTCACGGTCCTGGCCCGTGAACCCCGCGCCGATAGGATCGTCGCCGTCCGTCAGGGCGAGCTGATGGCCACGTCCTTCCACCCGGAACTGACCGGGGACGACCGCGTGCACCGGTACTTCGTCGACCTGGTGCGAACCAGCTGA
- the yajC gene encoding preprotein translocase subunit YajC, with protein sequence MELILPFLLIFAAFYLLILGPRRAQARRAADLEKNLRPGVELITTAGVFGTVTRIDEEEVRLEIAPGVEIRLLKGAIGKILDPDAGADGSASTALPGEKTDESGSGSGPSSSH encoded by the coding sequence GTGGAATTGATCCTGCCCTTCCTGCTCATCTTCGCGGCGTTCTACCTGCTGATCCTCGGGCCGCGCCGGGCACAGGCGCGCCGCGCCGCCGACCTCGAGAAGAACCTCCGCCCCGGCGTCGAGCTCATCACCACTGCCGGTGTCTTCGGCACGGTCACGCGGATCGACGAGGAGGAGGTGCGCCTGGAGATCGCCCCCGGCGTCGAGATCCGCCTCCTCAAGGGCGCGATCGGCAAGATCCTCGACCCGGACGCGGGCGCCGACGGCTCCGCGAGCACCGCGCTGCCGGGTGAGAAGACCGACGAGAGCGGTTCGGGTTCCGGCCCGTCCTCGTCCCACTGA
- the secD gene encoding protein translocase subunit SecD, producing MSTSKGSARGAGNPLRLLAVTLALLIAGLVTMIGVGAMTPKLAIDLAGGTSVTLTAKPLPEAEGGKGGGITGEAMSQAVAIIRQRVNGFGVSEAQVTTLGSDNIVVSVPGQNNNRIVDQVGQTALLRFRPVLQLGAPTPSTGLPDLGELTEGLGKTPSPSPKASASPKASAKPSAGADSNRAVADALRAADDPSPSAKPSASPKADGKKDDGKKDGDKKDGKADDASDAPGTITQAIRDEFNALNCLDPAARQGGDQAPANAVVVACDKDGTAKYILGPSEVQGTQVTKAEAGLPQGAGVGNWLVQMEFDGAGTSGFARLTRTLASQGEPNNQLAIVLDGVVYSAPRVTYEIPSGQAEITGNFKAQEAKDLANVLKYGALPLAFEKSTITTISATVGDDQLKGGLIAGAIGMVLVVVYSVFYYRGLGLMALAGLVVAAAMAWITVSLLGEAMGYRLSLAGVAGLIVSIGITADSFVVYFERLRDEIREGRSPRTAAEYGWLRARRTILSANFVSLLAAGVLYYFSVADVKGFAFTLGVMTVIDVVVIVFFTKPLISLAFRHPYFYRAQKFSGVNRASLGVRPAAATPAGGEA from the coding sequence GTGTCGACTTCCAAGGGTTCGGCGCGCGGCGCCGGCAACCCGTTGCGTCTGCTGGCCGTGACCCTGGCCCTGCTGATCGCCGGTCTGGTCACGATGATCGGCGTCGGGGCGATGACCCCGAAGTTGGCGATCGACCTCGCCGGCGGCACGAGCGTCACCCTGACCGCGAAGCCCCTGCCCGAGGCCGAGGGCGGCAAGGGCGGCGGCATCACCGGTGAGGCGATGAGCCAGGCGGTGGCGATCATCCGCCAGCGCGTCAATGGCTTCGGCGTCTCGGAGGCTCAGGTCACCACCCTCGGCTCGGACAACATCGTCGTCAGCGTCCCGGGCCAGAACAACAACCGCATCGTCGACCAGGTCGGCCAGACGGCGCTGCTGCGGTTCCGCCCGGTGCTGCAGCTCGGCGCCCCGACGCCCTCGACCGGGCTGCCGGACCTCGGTGAGCTCACGGAAGGCCTGGGCAAGACCCCCAGCCCGTCCCCGAAGGCCTCGGCGAGCCCGAAGGCGTCCGCGAAGCCCTCGGCCGGCGCGGACTCGAACCGCGCCGTCGCCGACGCCCTGCGGGCGGCCGACGACCCGTCCCCGTCCGCCAAGCCGTCGGCCAGCCCGAAGGCGGACGGCAAGAAGGACGACGGCAAGAAGGACGGGGACAAGAAGGACGGCAAGGCTGACGACGCGTCAGACGCGCCCGGGACGATCACGCAGGCGATCCGGGACGAGTTCAACGCGCTGAACTGCCTGGACCCCGCGGCTCGTCAGGGTGGTGACCAGGCGCCGGCCAACGCCGTCGTCGTGGCGTGCGACAAGGACGGCACGGCCAAGTACATCCTCGGTCCGAGCGAGGTGCAGGGCACGCAGGTCACCAAGGCCGAGGCGGGGCTCCCGCAGGGCGCGGGCGTCGGCAACTGGCTGGTCCAGATGGAGTTCGACGGCGCCGGAACGTCGGGGTTCGCCCGCCTGACGCGGACGCTGGCCAGTCAGGGGGAGCCGAACAACCAGCTGGCGATCGTGCTCGACGGCGTCGTGTACTCGGCCCCCCGGGTCACCTACGAGATCCCGAGCGGCCAGGCGGAGATCACCGGCAACTTCAAGGCGCAGGAGGCCAAGGACCTCGCGAACGTCCTGAAGTACGGCGCGCTCCCGCTGGCCTTCGAGAAGAGCACGATCACGACGATCTCGGCGACGGTCGGCGACGACCAGCTCAAGGGCGGCCTGATCGCCGGCGCGATCGGCATGGTGCTCGTCGTCGTCTACAGCGTCTTCTACTACCGGGGCCTCGGCCTGATGGCGCTCGCCGGCCTCGTGGTCGCGGCCGCGATGGCCTGGATCACGGTGTCCCTGCTCGGCGAGGCGATGGGCTACCGGCTCTCGCTCGCCGGCGTCGCCGGTCTGATCGTGTCCATCGGCATCACCGCGGACTCCTTCGTCGTGTACTTCGAGCGACTGCGCGACGAGATCCGGGAGGGCCGCAGTCCGCGGACCGCGGCCGAGTACGGCTGGCTCCGGGCGCGGCGCACGATCCTGTCGGCGAACTTCGTCTCGCTGCTCGCGGCGGGCGTCCTGTACTACTTCTCGGTCGCGGACGTGAAGGGCTTCGCGTTCACCCTCGGTGTCATGACGGTCATCGACGTCGTGGTGATCGTGTTCTTCACCAAGCCGCTGATCAGCCTGGCCTTCCGCCATCCGTACTTCTACCGGGCACAGAAGTTCTCCGGGGTGAACCGGGCGAGCCTCGGCGTGCGCCCGGCCGCAGCCACGCCGGCCGGCGGGGAGGCCTGA
- the ruvB gene encoding Holliday junction branch migration DNA helicase RuvB yields MARQSHDDPAGAESLVAAEAAVDEQEIEAALRPKRLGEFVGQQRVREQLSLVLDAAKLRNRPPDHLLLSGPPGLGKTTLAMIVAAELGMPLRVTSGPAIQHAGDLAALLSSLSEGEVLFLDEIHRMARPAEEMLYIAMEDFRVDVVVGKGAGATAIPLEIPPFTLVGATTRAGLLPGPLRDRFGFTAHMDFYSPAELEQVLRRSAGLLDVPLDRDGGAEIAGRSRGTPRIANRLLRRVRDYAQVRADGVVTADVAAAALTLYDVDEAGLDRLDRAVLDALVRRFGGGPVGLSTLAVAVGEETETVEEVAEPFLVRAGLLARTPRGRVATTAAWSHLGLVPPPGNGALGSGSSAAQPVLFDNSP; encoded by the coding sequence ATGGCACGTCAGAGTCACGACGACCCGGCCGGGGCCGAGAGCCTCGTCGCCGCCGAGGCTGCCGTCGACGAGCAGGAGATCGAGGCGGCACTGCGGCCGAAGCGGCTCGGGGAGTTCGTCGGCCAGCAGCGCGTGCGCGAGCAGCTCTCGCTGGTGCTCGACGCCGCGAAACTGCGCAACCGGCCGCCGGACCACCTGCTGCTCTCCGGTCCGCCCGGGCTGGGCAAGACGACGCTGGCGATGATCGTCGCCGCGGAGCTGGGCATGCCGCTGCGCGTGACCAGCGGTCCGGCGATCCAGCACGCCGGCGACCTCGCGGCGCTGCTGTCCTCCCTCAGCGAGGGGGAGGTGCTGTTCCTCGACGAGATCCACCGGATGGCCCGCCCCGCCGAGGAGATGCTCTACATAGCGATGGAGGACTTCCGCGTCGACGTCGTCGTCGGCAAGGGAGCCGGGGCGACCGCGATCCCGCTGGAGATCCCGCCGTTCACCCTCGTCGGCGCGACCACGCGGGCCGGCCTGCTGCCCGGGCCGCTGCGCGACCGGTTCGGGTTCACCGCCCACATGGACTTCTACTCGCCCGCGGAGCTGGAGCAGGTGCTGCGCCGGTCCGCCGGGTTGCTCGACGTCCCGCTCGACCGGGATGGGGGCGCCGAGATCGCCGGGCGCTCGCGCGGGACCCCGCGCATCGCGAACCGGCTCCTGCGCCGCGTGCGCGACTACGCCCAGGTCCGGGCCGACGGCGTCGTCACCGCCGACGTGGCGGCGGCTGCGCTGACCCTCTACGACGTCGACGAGGCCGGGCTGGACCGGCTCGACCGCGCCGTGCTCGACGCCCTGGTCCGCCGGTTCGGCGGCGGCCCGGTGGGGCTCTCGACCCTGGCCGTGGCGGTCGGCGAGGAGACCGAGACCGTCGAGGAGGTCGCGGAGCCGTTCCTGGTCCGCGCCGGCCTGCTCGCCCGCACGCCCCGCGGCCGGGTCGCGACGACCGCCGCCTGGTCACATCTTGGTCTCGTTCCGCCGCCGGGAAACGGGGCGCTCGGGAGCGGAAGCAGCGCGGCCCAGCCGGTGCTGTTCGACAACAGCCCCTGA